The Bacteroidota bacterium genome segment ATGAATTTTCCATCCTTCAAAAAATAAGTCTTTCCTCTGTAAGGAAGATCACTTGAGAAAGTTCCTGATACTTTGCCATCCTTGACTGAAATATTAAAGGTTCCAGTATCGGCCCATGCATAATAACCATCCGGATCGCCCCCGTTAAAAATATAGGACAGACAGGCCTGTTTCGCTGTGGAAGGTTCCAGTCCATTCATGCATATAGTATAAGTCCCCGATTCAGTAGAATTTGTAACTACCTTTAATTCATCGGTTCCTACAGTAAAAATAAAAACCAATTGGTTATTGGATGTCCTGGTGACCGACTTTCCCGTAAAATGTAAGACCGGACTACTGTTGCCAATCACATCAACCCTAGTAACCCAGGCCGAATCCGATTCAGTTACCGGATTATTACCTGTAGAAGAGGCTTCTGTAATCCTGACAGATTTAAAACTGCCTTCAATACTTACAGGTTTGGTATTAATCAGCGAAGTAAAAGAATAAGTTCCGGATAAGTTCCCCGAAGCGGCCCCGGAAAGGGTCAATGTTCCACTCTGCCCGGGATAACTTTCTCCTGCATTGAAATACACGGCAGTGGCCAATTTTTCGGTTGAAGAGTCTATATTGTTGGAAGTAATTACATAAGTCCCGTCACTGATGTTGTTGGTAACCACTACAATTTTCCTGTTTCCATCAGAAAAAGTGAGGGTATAACTTTCACCGGATTTGGTGATTGTATCGATTGTAGGAGAAAAGGCCTCCCCGTTAATGGTGCCTTTAAACACCCCGGCAGTATTATCTGAATTTTCTTTGTTACAGGCATAAAAGAGAATATTAAAAAGTATAAGTAAAATAAAGAAAACAGTTTTCTTTTTATTTATTGTAGAAACAATAGTCCTGAGATGAAACATGCCTTTATATAATTAAGGTTATCTATATTTAAATGTATGCTTGATTTAAATCTATACAAACAGAAAATCTGTGAAGGGTATCCACAGATTTCCAGCATTATTTCAAAATATTTTAAAATTTGAAGTTAAGGAAGATGGTTAAATCATGATTATTAATCTTTGCTCCATTATCAGTACTAAGGGCAATATTATCCAAACCCATACTGTATTGAATTCCCACTCTTGTATTTTTAAGAAATTCCACACCTGCCCCAAAGTTAACGCCATAATCTCCGGATTTAAATACATCCTTCTCCTTATCGCTGCCCATATCGATTCCTGTTGATTTTGAATCACCTTTCGGGCCCAATATGGCTTTGTCAGCTTTGAGCGTACCTGTACCTAACATGGATAAATAAGGACCTGCTTGTCCAAATAATGATATGTTATTTAATTTATACTTGTAAATAAAAGAAGGTTCTATATTAATATAACTAAGGGCATAAGTATACTTGACTCCATTATAGTCCCTTTTAAATCCTTTGCTAACAGATCCTGCTGCCAATTGAACCGCAAACTTTTCTTTGAAACTATACTCTGTTAAAAGTTCGCCAACCCAGCCAATTCTGGATTTATAATCATCACTATAAGTCTGATTATTGTCTTTACAAGTCTGGTTGGAGAAATTCAAGCCGAACTTTGCTCCAAAAGAAAATTGACTAAAGGAAAATGTTAATGGCAAAAATGCCAGTAATAAAGTAAAAAACAATTTTTTCATAATTCATAAATTATTGGTTTGTGATTGAAAAATTTTGGAGTAAATTTATTTGAAAGAATTAGCAGATTTTTTGTTATTGTTTATTTAAGAGTCTAGAAAATAAGACCAATAAAAAAATAGACAGCTAACTCGTTGTTATTCTGTCAATTTATTTATTTAAATATTTTGTCCTGAAAATTGGAATCCTTCATTTCCAGCCGTTGGTTAAACCCTTTTTTACAGAATTGGCTGTCAAAAACCG includes the following:
- a CDS encoding porin family protein produces the protein MKKLFFTLLLAFLPLTFSFSQFSFGAKFGLNFSNQTCKDNNQTYSDDYKSRIGWVGELLTEYSFKEKFAVQLAAGSVSKGFKRDYNGVKYTYALSYINIEPSFIYKYKLNNISLFGQAGPYLSMLGTGTLKADKAILGPKGDSKSTGIDMGSDKEKDVFKSGDYGVNFGAGVEFLKNTRVGIQYSMGLDNIALSTDNGAKINNHDLTIFLNFKF